In Mytilus edulis unplaced genomic scaffold, xbMytEdul2.2 SCAFFOLD_1693, whole genome shotgun sequence, a genomic segment contains:
- the LOC139507762 gene encoding uncharacterized protein, translating into MKDRRRLNSATDSGKSNDPLSNSIDNLQIEVEGTKTNIKQLEKRITTISNELCSIGGNLKLVVQLLTPNPSLHSESPPSTPYSPYVKPSFSFGSPTSEDIGIESMDNTSLTLGVPSPGYKRHSGDRFRSPLIEKKQLLNNSLAYMFANKDNDRNLDETTDTVNRFLRLDLRDNLHKGDCVPPISPIPRNNNCGSPTCLSPCPRTSRIMMESPSPLSPILKHSKGPSECASPLSPSTRNSLSTQAFKSHDSGKQSVIVTADRAKENGYISRTTDL; encoded by the exons ATGAAGGACCGACGACGATTAAACTCAGCGACAG ATTCAGGGAAATCCAATGATCCTTTATCGAATTCTATTGATAATTTACAAATAGAAGTGGAAGGAACAAAAACCAATATTAAACAGTTAGAGAAACGAATAACCACAATCAGTAATGAACTGTGTAGTATTGGTGGCAATCTCAAACTTGTTGTTCAACTGCTGACCCCTAACCCTAGTCTTCATTCGGAGTCACCACCATCGACGCCATATTCACCTTATGTAAAGCCGTCATTCTCATTCGGATCACCAACTAGTGAGGACATTGGTATCGAATCTATGGACAATACGTCTCTGACATTGGGCGTACCTAGCCCTGGTTACAAACGACATTCAGGTGATAGGTTTAGATCCCCTCTCATTGagaaaaaacaattattgaaTAACTCGTTAGCTTATATGTTTGCCAATAAAGACAATGATCGGAATCTGGATGAAACTACAGATACCGTCAATAGATTTCTTAGGCTGGATCTGAGAGACAATTTACATAAAGGGGATTGTGTTCCGCCTATTTCTCCTATTCCAAGAAACAATAATTGTGGCTCCCCTACCTGTTTATCACCTTGCCCGAGAACCAGTAGAATCATGATGGAGAGCCCGTCTCCGTTGTCGCCAATTTTAAAACACAGTAAAGGACCATCGGAATGTGCGTCACCTCTCTCTCCGTCTACAAGAAATAGTTTGAGTACGCAAGCATTTAAATCACATGATAGTGGAAAGCAATCTGTAATAGTTACGGCTGATAGGGCAAAGGAAAACGGGTATATAAGTAGGACGACGGATCTCTGA